One bacterium genomic window, GTCGACGGCCGCGAATGCGTTGTCGTACGGTATCCGCACCTCGGGCAGGATCAGGTATACAAGTTCTATCTCGATCCCGGACTCGGTTACAGACCGCTCAAGCTCGAACAGTATTTCGACCGGCAACTGTACCGCCGTATCGACGACTACCGGTATGTTCCGACGGATGGCATGTGGCTGCCGGTTTCTGTCAGAATTACCGATTACGCGGTGAAGAAGCCGGAGGAAGGCAGAGTCATTGGAGTTACTGTCCTGCGGGTAACGCCGGAAACGCTTGTGGTCAACGGTCGGCCGGTAGATGTGGCACAGTATCTTCCCCCGGAATTGAATTTAGAGGAATACGCCAAGAACGGAACGTATGTTCCTCCGGTGAAAAAAACCCACAAGAAAAAAGAAGACAAGTGATGGATTGGGGGTCTATTGCCCTGTGCTCCCGGTGCAGGGGACGATGATGGGAAGATTTTCAGTGAAAAATATCACGTGCTGTTTTCTTTTTTCCGCGTTGACCGTTGCGCCCTTGTGGGCCGCCGGGCAATCGTTGAGTGGCAGGGTAGTTGACGCAAACACAAAAAAACCCTTGCCCGGCGTTTCGGTATACCTTGTGAAAAACGGAGTGAGCGGTATGACCGGCGATGACGGGAAATTTCTGCTCAAAGCCGCGAATACGGGGCCGGATACCCTTGTCTGCCGGAGCATCGATAATTTCGTAGAGAAGATCGTGGTTTCAATCCCCGGAACGATCGAGGTCAGCCTTGAAACGAACGTTCATGTTCTCGAAACGGTTGAGGTCCGCGCGGCAAGGCCGGACGAACTCCCTCTGTATGCTCGTACCTCCGCAAGCGTGAATGTCATCGACAGGGAAAACATCCCCGAACGCTCGGCAACGGTCGACGAGGTGCTGGACAGCGAGGTCGGCATCGATACCCGTTCTCTCGGCGGCATAGGGGGAAGAACCAGTGTCAGTATTCGCGGTTCGACATCCGAACAGATAGAGGTATACATCGACGGTATTCCTCTGTCAGCGGGAGGAAGCGGCCTGACCGGCTTTGCCTTTGTCCCGATGAGCCAGGTCGACCGTATCGAAATATATCGCGGAACATCGCCGGGAACGTTCGGTT contains:
- a CDS encoding TonB-dependent receptor, whose amino-acid sequence is MKNITCCFLFSALTVAPLWAAGQSLSGRVVDANTKKPLPGVSVYLVKNGVSGMTGDDGKFLLKAANTGPDTLVCRSIDNFVEKIVVSIPGTIEVSLETNVHVLETVEVRAARPDELPLYARTSASVNVIDRENIPERSATVDEVLDSEVGIDTRSLGGIGGRTSVSIRGSTSEQIEVYIDGIPLSAGGSGLTGFAFVPMSQVDRIEIYRGTSPGTFG